Proteins from a single region of Acidobacteriota bacterium:
- a CDS encoding SRPBCC domain-containing protein yields MIEPLIKTIEVPCNQETAFRIFVEDMGQWWPLDKRSMSMKDGQPSKALEVEAKLGGRIVEIGHDEREHHWGTFRTFEPFSYVAMDFHMGLPPTSASLVEVRFTAQGTGQTEVVLTQSNWEGFGDLAEMMLQGYGSGWVQIFEQGYKNACVDFQQDSPNQPG; encoded by the coding sequence ATGATCGAGCCGCTGATCAAGACCATCGAGGTGCCCTGCAACCAGGAAACGGCCTTCCGCATTTTCGTCGAGGACATGGGCCAATGGTGGCCCCTGGACAAGCGCTCGATGTCGATGAAGGACGGCCAGCCCTCCAAAGCCCTCGAGGTCGAGGCCAAACTCGGCGGCCGCATCGTCGAGATCGGCCATGACGAGCGCGAGCACCACTGGGGCACCTTTCGTACCTTCGAGCCCTTCTCCTACGTCGCAATGGACTTCCACATGGGCCTACCGCCGACCTCCGCCAGTCTGGTCGAGGTGCGCTTCACCGCCCAGGGGACCGGACAAACCGAAGTCGTACTGACCCAGAGCAACTGGGAAGGCTTCGGCGACCTCGCCGAGATGATGCTCCAGGGCTACGGTTCCGGTTGGGTGCAGATCTTCGAGCAGGGCTACAAGAACGCCTGCGTCGACTTTCAGCAGGACTCGCCCAACCAGCCGGGATAA
- a CDS encoding metalloregulator ArsR/SmtB family transcription factor, producing MAYAQVLTALADPTRRRVFEALRERPRSVGELARDQPVSRPAVSQHLKVLEAARLVEVEPRGNRRLYSLRRRGLEELRDYLDGFWSDVLSAYGSEVARRTRRTEE from the coding sequence ATGGCTTACGCACAGGTGCTGACCGCCCTCGCCGATCCGACCCGTCGCCGCGTCTTCGAAGCCCTGCGCGAACGGCCGCGGTCGGTCGGTGAGCTGGCACGCGATCAACCGGTGAGCCGACCCGCCGTGTCGCAACATCTCAAGGTGCTGGAAGCAGCTCGGCTGGTCGAGGTCGAGCCGCGCGGGAATCGCCGCCTCTACTCCTTGCGCCGTCGAGGTCTGGAGGAGCTTCGTGACTATCTGGACGGGTTCTGGAGCGACGTTCTCTCGGCCTACGGCAGTGAGGTCGCTCGCCGAACCCGACGAACCGAGGAGTGA